From a region of the Daphnia pulicaria isolate SC F1-1A chromosome 1, SC_F0-13Bv2, whole genome shotgun sequence genome:
- the LOC124341905 gene encoding homocysteine S-methyltransferase YbgG-like: MSEKLLILDGGLGTLLYRRGAFVKGDPLWSVRCLVSKELEGRRQLLQAHLDYLAAGADIIKTNSYQMSTENLRKCLPGLSQEEALEMMKDSVRIARNACEEFWQSIGEEKSGRRKPGVAGSIGPYGACKADMSEYTGAYVDSMTEEDLIQWHRPRLAALLEAGVDYLAIETFPALLEAKAILKLLKQEAPDIPAWISFSCKDEQHLCHGETLDSVLKHVWVNKTPGLKAIGINCTPERLIGPLLRSLDGVDHVPVILYPNREESFEDEGPPVAAYPSRQDEKCNNNLSKLAKEWLSIHPNVFALGGCCFYHPPDITILSCDFGN, encoded by the exons ATGAGTGAGAAACTTTTGATACTGGACGGAGGACTCGGCACGCTGCTCTATCGCAGAGGAGCTTTCGTCAAAGGCGATCCATTATGGTCAGTTCGCTGTTTGGTGTCCAAAGAACTGGAAGGACGTCGCCAGCTGCTTCAAGCGCACCTGGACTATTTGGCGGCTGGAGCTGACATCATCAAAACCAACAGTTACCAAATGAGCACGGAGAATCTCCGGAAGTGTCTGCCAGGCCTATCCCAA GAAGAAGCTTTGGAAATGATGAAGGATTCGGTCCGTATCGCTAGAAATGCTTGCGAAGAATTTTGGCAATCCATTGGAGAGGAAA AATCTGGACGGAGAAAGCCGGGGGTGGCCGGCTCTATCGGTCCCTATGGGGCATGTAAAGCTGACATGTCGGAATACACTGGGGCTTACGTTGATTCCATGACAGAAGAGGATTTGATCCAGTGGCATCGACCACGTCTTGCGGCTTTGCTTGAAGCCGGAGTGGATTATCTGGCCATTGAAACATTCCCGGCATTGTTAGAGGCCAAAGCTATTTTGAAACTTCTAAAACAGGAGGCCCCCGATATTCCAGCTTGGATTTCCTTCTCTTGCAAG GATGAACAACATTTGTGCCACGGAGAGACGTTGGATAGTGTTTTAAAACATGTTTGGGTGAACAAAACTCCTGGTTTGAAAGCCATCGGGATCAATTGCACTCCTGAAAGACTAATTGGACCGCTTTTACGTTCTCTTGATGGAGTGGATCATGTACCTGTTATTCTTTATCCTAATCGAGAGGAGTCTTTTGAAGATGAAGGTCCTCCAGTCGCTGCTTATCCCAGTCGTCAAGACGAGAAATGCAATAATAATCTTTCCAAGTTAGCCAAAGAGTGGTTATCTATTCATCCAAATGTATTTGCTTTGGGGGGTTGTTGTTTCTATCATCCACCAGACATCACTATTTTAAGCTGTGATTTTGGCAattga